Proteins from one Triticum aestivum cultivar Chinese Spring chromosome 7A, IWGSC CS RefSeq v2.1, whole genome shotgun sequence genomic window:
- the LOC123149296 gene encoding serine/threonine-protein kinase STY13, with product MIEGARFHNMLGGGGAGIGGGRGKLENEGNGFYDMPYYHKVGESSHMSVDSADNMNSMNYVGGSVAMSVDNSSVASNESRTVMLNHPGLRDVPTPNYSVCNSVIYPNKAAASVLKEDALARVLMDPTHPTEILTNYEAWTIDLGKLDMGAPFAQGAFGKLYRGTYNGEDVAIKLLEKPENDLERAQLMEQQFVQEVMMLSTLRHPNIVRFIGACRKSIVWCIITEYAKGGSVRQFLARRQTKSVPLRLAVKQALDVARGMAYVHALGFIHRDLKSDNLLISADKSIKIADFGVARIEVKTEGMTPETGTYRWMAPEMIQHRPYDHKVDVYSFGIVLWELMTGMLPFTNMTAVQAAFAVVNKNARPAIPQDCLPALSHIMTRCWDANPEVRPSFNEVVTMLEAAETDVVSNVRKARFRCCISEPMTTD from the exons ATGATTGAGGGGGCAAGGTTCCACAATAtgttaggtggtggtggtgctggcatCGGCGGCGGCAGAGGGAAGCTGGAGAACGAGGGCAACGGCTTCTACGACATGCCGTATTACCACAAGGTCGGGGAGAGCTCCCACATGTCGGTGGACAGCGCGGACAACATGAACTCGATGAACTACGTCGGCGGCTCGGTCGCCATGTCGGTGGACAACAGCAGCGTGGCCTCCAACGAGTCCCGCACCGTCATGCTCAACCACCCGGGCCTCCGTGATGTTCCCACACCAAACTATTCGGTTTGCAACAGCGTCATCTATCCCAACAAGGCTGCCGCGTCTGTCCTCAAGGAGGATGCGTTGGCTCGGGTTTTGATGGACCCAACTCATCCAACGGAGATACTCACTAACTACGAGGCGTGGACCATTGATCTGGGGAAGCTGGACATGGGGGCTCCTTTTGCTCAGGGGGCCTTTGGGAAGCTGTATCGGGGAACGTATAATGGGGAAGATGTTGCCATTAAGCTGCTGGAGAAGCCTGAGAATGATCTAGAGAGAGCACAGTTGATGGAACAGCAGTTTGTGCAAGAAGTTATGATGCTTTCCACGTTGAGGCACCCAAATATAGTAAGGTTCATCGGGGCATGCAGGAAGTCGATTGTTTGGTGTATCATTACTGAATATGCAAAAGGTGGctctgtcaggcagttccttgcccGAAGGCAGACCAAGTCTGTGCCCCTGAGATTGGCAGTGAAACAGGCGCTTGATGTTGCCAGAGGAATGGCATATGTGCATGCCCTGGGATTTATTCACAGGGATCTGAAGTCAGATAACCTTCTAATTTCAGCAGACAAATCCATCAAGATTGCAGACTTTGGAGTTGCTCGAATCGAGGTAAAAACCGAGGGAATGACTCCAGAGACAGGAACCTACCGCTGGATGGCACC GGAGATGATCCAGCACAGGCCTTATGATCATAAGGTCGACGTGTATAGCTTTGGGATTGTGCTGTGGGAGCTCATGACCGGCATGCTCCCCTTCACAAACATGACAGCAGTTCAGGCCGCTTTTGCCGTGGTAAACAAGAACGCCCGCCCTGCAATCCCGCAAGATTGCCTGCCTGCTCTGAGCCACATCATGACGCGCTGCTGGGATGCAAACCCTGAAGTCCGCCCGTCATTCAACGAGGTCGTCACCATGCTCGAGGCTGCCGAGACGGACGTCGTTAGCAACGTCCGTAAGGCACGGTTCCGCTGCTGCATCTCCGAGCCCATGACCACCGACTGA